The following proteins are co-located in the Schistocerca nitens isolate TAMUIC-IGC-003100 chromosome 2, iqSchNite1.1, whole genome shotgun sequence genome:
- the LOC126234667 gene encoding glutathione S-transferase D7-like, translating to MSPIILYNHDASPPCCLVRLVAGVIGVDLRKVDIRDIENGMKNPEIIKKNPQHTVPTIDDNGLVIAESRAIAMYLVSKYAKTDSLYPTDLQKRVLVDQRLFFDQDLYNRILAVCAPLFYGKLVPQSDADKMRDGLDTLSRMLDGKQWLAGDNVTLADYAVAVSLATLEYNPEFAIDAAKHPNITQWISRLEESSHMYREHIEQFFETVRKTAEEEKKKAQQK from the exons ATGTCACCCATAATTCTGTACAACCATGACGCCAGTCCTCCATGTTGCCTTGTTCGTCTAGTAGCTGGTGTGATCGGAGTGGATCTGAGAAAAGTGGATATAAGGGACATCGAAAATGGAATGAAAAATCCTGAAATAATTAAG AAAAACCCACAGCACACTGTTCCTACAATAGACGACAATGGTTTAGTCATTGCTGAGAG CCGTGCAATAGCGATGTACCTAGTTTCCAAATACGCCAAGACCGATTCGCTCTATCCAACTGACCTGCAGAAGCGTGTTCTCGTCGATCAGCGACTGTTCTTTGATCAAGATTTGTACAATAGAATATTggctgtgtgt GCACCACTATTCTATGGCAAACTTGTGCCTCAGAGCGACGCCGACAAGATGAGAGATGGTTTAGACACCTTAAGCAGGATGCTGGACGGCAAACAGTGGTTAGCGGGAGACAACGTAACGCTTGCCGATTACGCAGTTGCTGTATCTTTGGCAACGCTAGAG TACAATCCAGAATTTGCTATTGATGCTGCTAAGCACCCTAACATCACCCAGTGGATTTCTCGTCTTGAAGAGTCTTCTCACATGTACAGAGAGCATATAGAACAGTTCTTTGAGACAGTAAGAAAAACAgccgaagaagaaaagaagaaagctcAACAGAAATAA